One part of the Bacillus sp. FJAT-27916 genome encodes these proteins:
- a CDS encoding iron-containing alcohol dehydrogenase, translating to MKKTSYYEFTHRSNIRSGAGTHILVPDLIHALGGRRPVLYSDKGLTQAGLTKKIERLFEMAPGIQLAGVFDDVTQDAKSSNINNGLKYFKECNGDSLIAIGGGSVLDTAKAIKWCLHKNVKKIEEALAGNVLEVWPEAVHMGIPHISIATTAGTGAEISGISVVFNEMLGVKCNLLNPFINSDIAILDPELTIGLPPKITAFTGMDALTHAIEGYFSNKSNAMADAFALHSAKMIRDNLHTAVSDGQNREARANMLQASAMAITSFALAFSTLPIHNMAHALGAKYGIPHGFANAVLMPSVMKHLAPLYLPKVKEFAHVFGIKEIPETDEQCLEQCINEIISLRRSVNLPDDFAEYEIDEADVKEIVKAVQNDPSGQAFRIPEEVIMAVCKEVLGTKVRV from the coding sequence GGCCGGTCCTGTATTCAGACAAAGGCTTGACGCAGGCAGGCTTGACCAAAAAGATTGAGCGGCTTTTTGAAATGGCCCCAGGTATCCAGCTGGCTGGCGTTTTTGACGATGTCACGCAGGATGCCAAGTCCTCAAATATTAATAATGGCCTAAAATATTTCAAGGAATGTAACGGTGATTCACTGATTGCCATTGGCGGCGGTTCAGTTCTTGATACGGCAAAGGCCATTAAATGGTGTCTTCACAAAAATGTGAAAAAAATCGAGGAAGCCTTGGCAGGGAATGTGCTGGAGGTTTGGCCGGAGGCAGTCCATATGGGAATTCCTCACATATCCATAGCAACTACAGCAGGGACTGGGGCAGAAATTTCAGGTATTTCAGTCGTCTTTAATGAAATGCTTGGTGTTAAATGTAATCTCCTGAATCCGTTCATCAATTCGGATATTGCCATTCTAGACCCGGAATTGACGATTGGCCTTCCGCCAAAAATCACCGCATTTACCGGTATGGATGCTTTGACACATGCGATTGAGGGATACTTCTCAAATAAATCGAATGCGATGGCAGATGCCTTTGCCCTTCATTCTGCAAAAATGATACGCGATAATTTGCATACGGCTGTATCGGATGGACAGAATCGTGAGGCGAGAGCGAATATGCTCCAAGCGAGTGCTATGGCCATTACAAGCTTTGCTTTAGCGTTCTCGACGCTGCCGATTCATAATATGGCCCATGCTTTAGGTGCCAAATATGGCATTCCCCATGGCTTTGCAAATGCGGTCTTAATGCCATCTGTCATGAAGCATTTAGCTCCGCTTTATTTGCCAAAGGTGAAAGAGTTTGCTCACGTATTCGGAATCAAGGAGATTCCTGAAACAGATGAGCAATGCCTCGAGCAGTGTATCAATGAAATCATCTCCCTCCGCAGGTCGGTCAACTTGCCGGATGATTTTGCTGAATATGAGATTGATGAAGCTGATGTGAAAGAAATTGTCAAGGCTGTGCAAAATGACCCGTCCGGCCAGGCCTTCCGCATTCCGGAAGAGGTCATTATGGCGGTGTGCAAGGAAGTTCTTGGCACGAAGGTAAGGGTTTGA
- a CDS encoding sigma-54-dependent Fis family transcriptional regulator yields MSPLEHCLSPTNTLRDAIEIMHNQKWNTVPVTNQSGKLIGVFTRSSMYQMILSDVPKDTPISDYIKKAVGTVLEDVNSELLETMIAKSRVGTGIIINKSGKPVGLFTKTNAVMNYVKETQILKKQLEKVMDTSNLGAIMTNEDGTIIFANEKCAEMIGMPLAEITGEDMEAFVPAVSRYADEREAHFPMVFHQQHFIVRLSKYSIDNQKEGYIALFQNVSELEKLTAELESQKKWKTLLQSVIHNAYDGLVMINEQEEITFISPSLLELFELDKEMKEKDKITKVLPHLSLEQVMKTGVAEVSDFMEIKGINYLVHRIPVYQGERIIGAIGKIVYRQLHEVREAFKSAEDNRKVIHKQEGIEKSRFTFNEILSKDKQMDKLIRSGTKAAKSKTTILLYGESGTGKELFAHAIHSSSTNSRGPFITVNCAAIPEHLLESEFFGYEDGAFTGAKQKGKIGKFDLAHGGTLFLDEIGDMSLPIQAKLLRVLQEREFYRVGGTERIKVDVRIIAATNRPLERMVADGTFREDLFYRLNVISFEIPPLRKRKKDILLLSESFIRELNRQNGTSITGWEPLFEQAIMDYDWPGNIRELRNVWERAMIFAENGKVRLEDLPDYVLKNAGYDVFLQEEEEMTPQPLLEKAEQFAIQKALQMSGGNKSKACILLGISRSVLYDKLKIYNVPAFKEQRSGNSERKDEG; encoded by the coding sequence ATGAGTCCATTGGAGCATTGTCTATCACCGACGAATACATTAAGGGATGCCATCGAAATTATGCACAATCAGAAATGGAACACTGTTCCTGTGACGAATCAATCCGGGAAATTAATTGGCGTTTTTACGAGAAGCTCGATGTATCAAATGATTCTTTCAGATGTACCTAAGGATACGCCAATCAGCGACTACATAAAGAAGGCTGTTGGGACCGTTCTCGAAGATGTCAATTCAGAATTGCTGGAGACAATGATTGCCAAGAGCAGGGTTGGAACTGGGATCATCATTAATAAAAGCGGGAAGCCGGTCGGCCTTTTTACGAAGACCAATGCCGTTATGAATTATGTGAAGGAAACACAAATACTGAAAAAACAGCTCGAAAAAGTAATGGATACCTCGAATCTCGGGGCTATTATGACAAATGAAGATGGGACGATTATTTTTGCCAATGAAAAATGCGCAGAGATGATTGGGATGCCATTGGCTGAGATAACGGGAGAGGATATGGAGGCATTTGTTCCTGCTGTCAGCAGGTATGCAGACGAACGTGAAGCTCATTTTCCAATGGTATTTCATCAGCAGCATTTCATTGTACGATTGTCGAAATACAGTATAGACAATCAGAAGGAAGGCTATATTGCCTTGTTTCAAAATGTCTCTGAACTGGAGAAACTGACGGCTGAGCTGGAATCTCAGAAGAAGTGGAAGACCCTGCTGCAATCCGTCATTCATAATGCCTATGACGGTTTAGTCATGATTAATGAGCAAGAGGAGATTACCTTTATCAGTCCCTCCTTACTGGAGTTATTTGAATTAGATAAGGAAATGAAAGAGAAGGATAAGATTACTAAAGTGCTCCCACATCTCAGTCTGGAACAGGTAATGAAAACAGGGGTTGCTGAAGTAAGCGATTTCATGGAGATTAAAGGCATCAATTACCTAGTTCACCGGATTCCGGTCTATCAAGGAGAACGAATTATCGGGGCAATCGGCAAGATTGTCTACCGGCAGCTTCATGAGGTTCGCGAGGCATTCAAGAGTGCAGAGGACAACCGGAAGGTGATTCATAAGCAGGAGGGAATCGAGAAATCGCGATTTACCTTTAATGAAATTCTCTCCAAGGATAAACAAATGGATAAGCTCATCCGAAGCGGAACGAAGGCGGCTAAGAGCAAGACGACGATTCTCCTATACGGGGAGAGCGGGACTGGGAAAGAATTATTCGCCCACGCGATTCACAGCTCTAGTACGAATAGTAGAGGCCCCTTTATTACCGTGAACTGTGCAGCTATTCCAGAGCATCTCTTAGAATCGGAGTTTTTTGGCTATGAGGACGGGGCTTTTACAGGAGCTAAGCAAAAGGGGAAAATCGGGAAATTTGATTTAGCCCACGGGGGGACGCTTTTTCTCGATGAAATCGGTGATATGTCACTTCCTATTCAGGCAAAGCTGCTGCGTGTGCTGCAGGAGCGGGAGTTTTATCGTGTAGGCGGTACGGAACGAATAAAAGTGGATGTCAGAATTATCGCAGCAACGAATCGGCCATTGGAGAGAATGGTCGCAGACGGGACGTTCAGGGAGGATTTATTCTATCGGCTGAATGTCATCTCCTTTGAAATACCTCCTCTTAGGAAAAGAAAAAAGGATATTCTGCTTTTGAGTGAATCCTTTATCCGAGAATTGAACCGTCAGAATGGTACGAGTATTACAGGTTGGGAGCCGCTCTTTGAGCAAGCCATCATGGATTATGATTGGCCTGGCAATATTCGTGAGCTCCGCAATGTATGGGAGAGAGCCATGATTTTTGCGGAAAACGGAAAGGTACGTCTGGAGGATTTGCCGGATTATGTCTTGAAGAATGCTGGTTATGATGTCTTTTTGCAGGAAGAGGAGGAAATGACCCCGCAGCCCTTACTTGAGAAGGCCGAGCAATTTGCTATTCAAAAAGCCCTTCAAATGTCAGGCGGGAATAAGAGCAAGGCATGCATTCTTCTTGGAATCAGCCGATCTGTTTTGTATGACAAATTGAAGATATATAATGTACCGGCATTCAAGGAACAAAGAAGTGGAAACAGTGAAAGGAAGGATGAAGGATGA
- a CDS encoding NAD(P)H-dependent flavin oxidoreductase has translation MKAEVLKKLNQDLTLPVIVSPMFIVSKTEMVLASMRAGVIGTFPTLNARTNAELEQWFEQITRTAEEENKSRNDRKLAPWGVNLVVHHTNQRYEEDLASIKKYKVPLVITSLGKPVKEVEVVHEYGGAVFSDVISIKHAKKAIEAGVDGLILVCNGAGGHGGTLNPFAFVAEIRQIFDGVIILSGTISNGQEIAAAQMLGADFAYMGTRFIATEEANAVESYKEMLIQSTAHDIIYTDAISGVRANYLIPSIERAGFDPNHLEKTGEIKVVHSENETSKAWKDIWSAGQGVGSIKEVKPIAELVEILREEYAQAIAKMNEQSAILIK, from the coding sequence ATGAAAGCAGAAGTATTAAAGAAATTGAATCAGGATTTAACATTACCGGTGATTGTGTCGCCAATGTTTATCGTTTCGAAGACGGAGATGGTGCTGGCTAGCATGAGAGCTGGTGTGATTGGCACATTCCCAACATTGAATGCTCGCACAAATGCCGAGCTCGAGCAATGGTTTGAGCAGATTACCCGTACAGCTGAAGAGGAAAACAAATCCCGGAATGACCGCAAGCTTGCTCCGTGGGGAGTAAATCTAGTCGTCCATCATACAAACCAGCGCTATGAAGAGGACCTGGCTTCCATTAAGAAATATAAGGTGCCGCTTGTTATCACCTCTCTTGGCAAACCGGTAAAGGAGGTCGAGGTCGTCCACGAATACGGCGGGGCTGTATTCTCTGATGTCATCAGCATTAAGCATGCTAAGAAGGCAATTGAGGCAGGGGTTGATGGGCTGATTCTTGTCTGTAATGGAGCGGGAGGACATGGTGGCACGTTAAATCCTTTTGCGTTTGTGGCGGAAATTAGACAAATCTTTGATGGAGTTATCATTCTGTCAGGTACAATTTCGAATGGACAAGAAATTGCCGCTGCACAAATGCTTGGAGCAGATTTTGCCTATATGGGAACGCGTTTTATTGCGACAGAGGAAGCAAATGCTGTGGAATCCTATAAGGAAATGCTCATTCAATCAACCGCCCATGACATCATCTACACGGATGCCATCAGCGGAGTGCGCGCCAATTATTTAATACCAAGCATTGAGCGTGCCGGATTTGACCCGAACCATCTAGAAAAAACAGGAGAGATTAAGGTTGTCCATTCAGAAAACGAAACATCAAAAGCTTGGAAGGATATTTGGTCTGCTGGTCAAGGGGTTGGCTCCATTAAGGAGGTTAAGCCAATAGCGGAATTGGTGGAGATCCTGCGTGAAGAGTATGCTCAGGCAATCGCAAAAATGAATGAACAATCAGCCATTCTGATTAAATAA
- a CDS encoding 3-hydroxyacyl-CoA dehydrogenase — protein MKMNEVIAIVTGGASGLGEATVKLIVENGGKAVIIDQNEEKGHALSEKLGHSQVLFKRADVTSEEEVSQAISDGIKQFGSLNTVINCAGIGVGEKVVSKDKVHDLGRFKKVIEVNLIGTFNVLRLAAEQMIKNEPNAEGERGVIINTASVAAFEGQIGQAAYSASKGGIVGMTLPLARDLARSGVRVMTVAPGLIDTPLFGGLPEQARKALGAMVPFPSRLGYPEEYAMLAKSIIENPMLNGETIRLDGAIRMQPK, from the coding sequence ATGAAAATGAATGAAGTGATCGCCATTGTGACCGGCGGGGCATCTGGATTAGGGGAAGCGACAGTTAAATTGATTGTTGAAAATGGCGGTAAGGCTGTTATTATCGATCAGAATGAAGAAAAGGGCCATGCTCTTTCAGAAAAGCTTGGTCATTCACAGGTATTATTTAAAAGGGCTGACGTGACGAGTGAAGAGGAAGTCTCCCAGGCAATTTCTGATGGCATCAAGCAATTTGGCTCCCTGAATACGGTTATTAATTGTGCGGGGATAGGAGTAGGAGAAAAGGTAGTCTCAAAGGATAAGGTCCACGATTTAGGCCGCTTCAAGAAGGTGATTGAGGTGAATTTGATTGGTACATTCAATGTTCTTCGCCTGGCTGCTGAACAGATGATTAAGAATGAACCGAATGCAGAGGGCGAGCGCGGGGTCATTATCAATACGGCATCTGTCGCAGCCTTTGAAGGTCAAATAGGACAGGCAGCCTATAGCGCCTCTAAAGGCGGTATTGTTGGTATGACGTTGCCGCTTGCCCGTGACTTGGCACGCAGCGGGGTAAGGGTCATGACGGTTGCGCCAGGCTTGATTGATACACCATTATTCGGCGGGCTTCCCGAACAAGCGAGAAAAGCACTTGGAGCAATGGTTCCATTCCCGTCTCGACTTGGTTACCCAGAGGAATACGCCATGCTTGCAAAAAGCATTATAGAAAATCCGATGCTCAATGGTGAGACAATCCGCTTGGATGGCGCCATCCGCATGCAGCCGAAATAA
- a CDS encoding thiolase family protein → MREAVIVEAVRTPVGKRKGVFKDIRPDDLLSYALKEVVKRSGILAELVEDVIIGCVSQVEEQGINIARSAALMADFPVKVPGTTIDRQCGSSQQAIHFAAQAILSGDMDIVIAGGVESMTRVPMGSTRKESRPSKELSSRYELINQGLSAERIAEKWGYDRQQLDEFSLMSHQRAINAQNEGRFDREIMPIEVIEEDGTKTLVTQDEGPRRGTSLEKLGTLPAAFKEDGIIHAGNASQMSDGAAVVLVMSKEKALELGLKPRFKLVARTVVGSDPTLMLTGPIEATRMVLEKAGLTIEDIDLYEVNEAFAPVPLAWLDDIGANPEKLNVNGGAIALGHPLGASGARVMITLMHELERTEGKYGLQAICEGAGMANATIIERLT, encoded by the coding sequence ATGAGAGAAGCAGTAATCGTTGAAGCGGTACGAACACCAGTTGGAAAGAGAAAAGGTGTATTTAAGGACATTCGGCCGGATGACTTATTGTCCTATGCCTTGAAGGAAGTCGTAAAGCGTTCCGGTATATTGGCCGAACTCGTAGAGGATGTGATTATTGGCTGTGTTTCGCAGGTGGAGGAGCAGGGAATTAATATCGCTCGCTCAGCTGCTTTGATGGCTGATTTCCCTGTCAAGGTGCCTGGAACAACTATTGACAGGCAATGCGGCTCAAGTCAGCAGGCCATCCATTTTGCAGCACAGGCTATCCTTTCAGGTGACATGGATATCGTCATCGCTGGTGGAGTGGAGAGTATGACAAGGGTTCCAATGGGATCGACAAGGAAGGAATCCAGGCCGAGCAAAGAGCTCTCAAGCCGGTATGAACTAATCAATCAAGGTCTTTCAGCGGAAAGAATTGCAGAGAAATGGGGCTATGACCGTCAGCAATTGGATGAATTCTCTTTAATGAGTCATCAGCGTGCCATCAATGCTCAGAATGAGGGCCGTTTTGATCGTGAAATTATGCCGATTGAGGTCATTGAAGAGGATGGAACGAAGACGCTCGTCACCCAAGATGAAGGGCCGCGCAGAGGAACCTCCCTCGAAAAGCTTGGCACACTTCCGGCAGCCTTCAAGGAGGATGGAATCATTCATGCGGGGAATGCGAGTCAAATGAGTGACGGGGCAGCTGTTGTCTTGGTCATGTCTAAGGAGAAAGCACTTGAGCTTGGATTGAAGCCGCGCTTTAAGCTAGTAGCACGAACAGTTGTCGGCTCTGATCCAACCCTTATGCTGACCGGTCCGATTGAGGCAACAAGAATGGTATTGGAGAAAGCGGGCTTAACCATCGAAGACATAGATTTATATGAAGTGAATGAGGCTTTCGCTCCTGTTCCTCTTGCGTGGCTTGATGATATTGGTGCTAATCCAGAAAAGCTTAATGTCAATGGAGGGGCAATAGCGCTTGGGCATCCACTCGGCGCAAGCGGTGCCCGCGTAATGATCACACTTATGCATGAGCTGGAAAGAACAGAAGGGAAATATGGTCTGCAGGCTATTTGTGAAGGTGCTGGAATGGCAAATGCAACGATTATCGAACGTTTGACGTAA
- a CDS encoding class I adenylate-forming enzyme family protein: MNIVELLESTASRLPNRPVLHFRGSLMTYQELADTVYSFAAGLKEYGVGHGTKVALMMTNRPEYIISYFAILANGGTVVPINPTFKEKETAYIINDSESELLIMEEMTRPVIESAKSDFQHVREIFYYGEEENLPFKDWHTLGVQSPISQSISMPADAIAQIIYTSGTTGSPKGAMITHGNLNWMSITAAVTNQLSTKDRVLCVLPLFHAYAKLQGFLSPIAHGAAIYLEEKFHPMDTLDKIAKEKITVFLGVPTMYALFLSNPKISKYDFSHLRIAGCGGASLPSEILHKANQSLGVDIGEGYGLTESTVMLMTTPRDLPKKLKSVGMPLPGVDLKIVDPEGKETAPHQVGEVIFRGPNMMKGYYKKPEETENTIKDGWLYTGDLAYYDEEGYHFIVDRKKDMIIRGGFNIYPRELEEVLYEHPGILECSVIGRPDEVFGEKTVAYINKKSPELTEDEVKAYCASKLAEYKVPDYVCFIDEIPKSGTGKILKTVLKERDKKIIQS; this comes from the coding sequence ATGAATATAGTTGAATTGCTTGAAAGTACGGCATCAAGGCTTCCGAACCGGCCTGTTCTTCATTTCAGAGGTTCATTGATGACATATCAGGAATTAGCGGACACCGTCTATTCCTTTGCAGCCGGTCTTAAGGAATACGGGGTTGGACATGGGACAAAGGTTGCGCTCATGATGACGAATCGTCCTGAATATATCATTTCTTATTTTGCCATCCTGGCAAATGGCGGTACAGTTGTTCCAATCAATCCGACCTTCAAGGAAAAAGAAACAGCCTATATCATCAACGACTCCGAATCCGAGTTGTTAATCATGGAGGAAATGACCCGTCCGGTCATCGAGAGTGCAAAGAGTGATTTCCAGCATGTACGTGAAATCTTTTATTACGGAGAAGAAGAAAACCTTCCGTTTAAAGATTGGCATACACTTGGTGTACAGTCCCCCATTTCACAGTCGATATCTATGCCGGCAGATGCTATTGCACAAATCATCTACACATCAGGTACGACCGGCAGTCCAAAGGGGGCTATGATTACTCATGGCAACCTGAACTGGATGTCCATCACCGCAGCTGTCACAAATCAACTCTCCACTAAAGACCGAGTATTATGTGTTTTGCCGCTCTTCCATGCTTATGCCAAACTTCAGGGCTTTCTCTCGCCGATTGCCCATGGAGCCGCGATTTATCTAGAGGAGAAGTTCCATCCAATGGATACGCTCGATAAGATAGCGAAAGAAAAGATAACCGTTTTTCTCGGTGTTCCGACCATGTATGCCCTCTTCTTAAGTAACCCCAAAATAAGTAAGTATGATTTCTCGCATTTACGCATTGCCGGCTGCGGTGGAGCCAGTCTGCCGTCAGAGATCCTTCATAAAGCAAACCAATCCCTTGGTGTTGATATTGGAGAAGGGTATGGGCTTACAGAAAGTACGGTTATGCTGATGACAACACCGCGTGATTTGCCGAAAAAATTGAAATCGGTCGGAATGCCTCTTCCGGGCGTAGATTTGAAGATTGTCGATCCGGAAGGGAAGGAAACGGCTCCTCATCAGGTTGGGGAAGTCATTTTCCGAGGTCCTAACATGATGAAAGGCTATTATAAGAAGCCGGAAGAAACAGAGAACACGATTAAGGATGGCTGGCTGTATACAGGAGACCTAGCCTATTATGATGAGGAAGGGTACCATTTCATTGTCGACCGTAAAAAAGATATGATTATCCGAGGCGGTTTCAATATCTACCCGCGTGAACTGGAGGAAGTCCTATATGAGCATCCAGGAATTCTTGAGTGCTCGGTTATCGGCCGTCCTGATGAAGTTTTTGGAGAGAAAACCGTCGCGTATATTAACAAGAAATCTCCTGAATTAACGGAGGATGAAGTGAAAGCATATTGTGCAAGTAAACTCGCTGAGTATAAGGTGCCTGATTATGTTTGCTTTATCGATGAGATTCCAAAATCAGGAACCGGGAAGATTTTGAAGACTGTACTAAAGGAACGAGACAAAAAAATTATTCAATCTTGA
- a CDS encoding enoyl-CoA hydratase/isomerase family protein: protein MYTVIEVEKSDNIAIVTIDNPPMNVLSHQVAEELCEAFAELEQADDVVSVIVTGKGEKAFMAGADIKEFPQMINGEKLDKPSKKKEVFHVIHAFPKPTIAYLNGHTLGGGLELALTCDIRISSKEVQLGLPEVKLGLFPGGGGTQRLPRLIGEAKAKELMFTGNSLTAEEALHLGIVNQIAENGIEDAKRLAAKISRHSLQALKRIKQAVNEGHEKPLQEGLALEAKLFQEVFETEDVKEGIQAFIEKRRPVFTHR, encoded by the coding sequence ATGTATACGGTGATTGAGGTTGAGAAATCTGATAATATCGCGATTGTAACTATTGATAATCCACCTATGAATGTACTAAGTCATCAGGTTGCGGAGGAATTATGCGAGGCCTTTGCTGAATTGGAGCAAGCGGATGATGTTGTCTCCGTAATCGTAACCGGTAAAGGAGAAAAGGCCTTCATGGCTGGGGCGGATATAAAAGAGTTCCCTCAGATGATTAATGGAGAAAAACTTGATAAACCTAGCAAGAAGAAGGAAGTCTTCCATGTTATTCACGCTTTCCCGAAACCAACGATAGCCTATTTAAACGGACATACACTAGGAGGCGGACTTGAGCTCGCACTTACCTGTGATATCCGTATTTCCTCAAAAGAGGTACAGCTGGGGCTCCCTGAAGTGAAGCTGGGATTGTTCCCAGGCGGAGGGGGCACACAGCGCCTGCCTCGCTTGATTGGGGAAGCAAAAGCAAAGGAATTGATGTTTACTGGAAATTCCCTCACGGCAGAGGAAGCACTCCATTTAGGCATCGTGAACCAAATTGCAGAAAATGGAATCGAGGATGCTAAAAGGCTTGCAGCCAAGATTAGCCGTCATTCCTTACAAGCATTGAAACGAATTAAACAAGCTGTCAATGAAGGTCATGAAAAGCCATTACAGGAGGGACTGGCCCTGGAGGCAAAGCTATTCCAGGAGGTGTTTGAGACGGAGGATGTGAAGGAAGGAATTCAAGCGTTTATTGAGAAGCGCCGTCCGGTCTTTACACATCGATAG
- a CDS encoding acyl-CoA dehydrogenase family protein gives MTGYLKEEHHIFRDSVRRFMDKEVIPYYREWTKQKKMPDDFFKKMGEQGFLVPWADEKYGGFNADFAYSVILAEEFERVESGLGGCVLHNDIIVPYLYDYGTEEQRQRWIPKCITGECSTAIAMTEPGTGSDLGNLQTRAVRDGDHYIINGEKTFISNGLKAGIVIVACKTDPGAGHKGISLIVVEEGTPGFIRGKRLEKIGQPAGDTTELIFEDARVPAGNLLGEENKGFYYLMEKLQQERLMCAIQAMAAAEESLRITIEYVKQREAFGRPLSKLQNTQFKIAEMATEVAIGRSFIDDLIVRHMDGEDVVTEVSMAKWWVTDMAKRLVANCMQLHGGYGFMEEYAIGRRYRDIAVTSIYAGTNEIMKQIIAKKIGL, from the coding sequence ATGACCGGTTATTTAAAGGAAGAACATCATATCTTTCGTGATTCTGTCCGTAGGTTCATGGACAAAGAGGTCATCCCTTATTACCGGGAATGGACAAAGCAGAAGAAAATGCCGGATGATTTCTTCAAGAAGATGGGGGAGCAGGGATTTCTCGTTCCTTGGGCTGATGAGAAATACGGCGGATTTAATGCTGACTTCGCTTATTCGGTCATTTTGGCAGAGGAGTTTGAACGGGTGGAAAGCGGGTTAGGCGGATGTGTATTACATAATGACATCATCGTTCCTTATTTGTATGACTATGGAACAGAGGAACAACGGCAAAGGTGGATCCCAAAATGCATCACCGGTGAATGCTCCACGGCGATCGCAATGACTGAACCCGGAACAGGGTCAGACCTAGGGAATCTGCAGACGAGGGCAGTGCGTGACGGGGACCATTATATCATCAACGGAGAGAAGACTTTTATCTCGAATGGACTGAAAGCAGGCATTGTCATTGTGGCCTGTAAAACAGACCCAGGCGCCGGTCACAAAGGAATCAGCTTGATTGTTGTCGAGGAAGGGACGCCGGGCTTTATCCGAGGCAAAAGATTAGAAAAAATCGGGCAGCCGGCTGGGGATACGACTGAACTTATATTTGAGGATGCGAGAGTTCCGGCTGGCAATCTATTAGGGGAAGAGAATAAGGGATTTTACTATTTGATGGAGAAGCTTCAGCAAGAGCGGCTGATGTGTGCCATTCAGGCGATGGCGGCAGCAGAAGAGTCATTGCGCATCACGATTGAATATGTGAAACAGCGGGAGGCCTTTGGCCGGCCGCTCAGCAAGCTTCAAAATACACAGTTCAAGATTGCAGAAATGGCAACAGAGGTCGCTATTGGCAGATCGTTCATTGATGATTTGATTGTCCGTCATATGGACGGGGAGGATGTTGTTACAGAAGTCAGCATGGCTAAATGGTGGGTGACAGACATGGCCAAGCGGCTTGTCGCAAACTGCATGCAGCTTCATGGTGGATACGGATTCATGGAGGAATATGCCATTGGCAGGCGCTACCGTGATATTGCGGTCACATCCATCTATGCCGGAACGAATGAAATCATGAAACAGATTATCGCAAAGAAAATCGGATTATAA